CATCAGTACCAATACCAATATCGTAGCCTTCAGCCGCAACAAGATGTTTCAAGCGGTATAGGGTTGCTGCGCTTGGTGATGGCATTAAGCCGCCAAAGTCAGGGTTTTTACCATCATTGATTACGTCAACATCACAGCGACCATTGATCAATACTGTCTGTAGCGCGTTTTTCGCCACACCAAACATTGGGTCGATCAGTACGCGTAGGTTAGCCTTTTTGATTGATTCGATATCAATGAAGTTAATGATCGAGTCAACAAACTCGTTCATTGGGTTAATGACTTCAACTAGTTTATCTTCAACCGCTTGATCAAATTCGACTGACTTTACTTTTGCGAGTGTTAGTTGAGCGATTTGAGTTTCGATCTTTTCAGTAATGATTTCATCCGCATCACGTCCGCCCTCAATAAACACTTTAATACCGTTGTAGTCGGCCGGGTTATGAGAAGCGGTAATACACGCAGAGTAGGCACAGCCCATCTCTTTGGCTTTGAACATTACAATAGGAGTTGGGACAAACTTATCAATAAAGCTAACTTTGATGGCGTTTGCTGCGAGTACTTCAGTAAACCAGCGGCCTGCTTTGTCTGATAAAAAGCGGCGGTCATAACCGACCACGAAGCCTTTATCTGCCACTTGTTCATTGTTAATGATGTTGGCCAGTGCTTGGGCAACAAGCTGGACATTGTCTTTGGTAAACTCTTCGCCGATAAATGCGCGCCAGCCACCTGTTCCGAACTTAATCATGGTTTAATCCTTTAAGTAAACAAAGAGCCTCTGTGAAGAGGCTCTGCTGACAATTAACCGAGTACAACAACAACGTCGTTGATGCTGCCATCAGCCTGAACCGGAACAGCGTGGCCAGTGATAAGTTCACCGTTCACAGTGATTGATTTAACGCCTTTGCTCACTGAGCTTGGGTTCTCAACCTTGATGTTGTAAGTCGCGCCTAGCCATTGACGAGTTACCTCGAAGCCAGGCCAATCGGTTGGGATACATGGATCAATCGTTAGACCATCGAAGCCAGTTCGTACACCAAGGATAAAGTTGGTTACGGCGAAGTATGCCCAGCCAGAGGTACCTGTTAACCAAGGGTGGTTTGCACGACCGTGGTCTTGGTGGTCACGACCCATGATGAACTGAACGTACGAGTATGGTTCTGCGATACGTTTTTCGATGATGTCATTTTGGTTGTATGGGTTTAGTGCATCGTAGAACTTCATTGCACGGTCACCACGACCAAGCTTCGCCTCTGCAACCCATGCCCATGGGTTAGGGTGAGAGAAGATCGCGCCATTTTCTTTAACGCCTTGGTATACGCGTGTTACGAAGCCGATGTCATCGTTTGGCGTTGCGAATGAAGGAGAGTTTAGGTGCAGACCGTATTCAGAGAATAGGTTCTCATCTACCGCATCCATCGCCTTCTCGCCACGCTCTTGAGAAACCGCACCAGAAAGAACTGCTAGTGTGTTTGATTCTAGGTGTACACGACCTTCTGCTTGTTGCGCTGTACCAATCTTATCGCCATCTTTAGTCAGACCGCGGATGTACCAACCACCTTCGTCATCCCAAAGGTGACTTTCACATGCTTCACGCACGTTCGCCGCCATTTCAGTGTACTTAGCTACATCTTGGTCTTTACCAAGGAACTTAGCTAGGTCGATAAACTCTTGTAGAGCCCAGAAATGTAGGAATGAAACCATTGATGATTCACCACCACCTAGGTTTAGACAGTCATTCCAGTCGGCGCGAAGACCTTTACAGATACCCGTTTGACCAACGTATTCAGCAGAGAAATCCAGTGCCGCTTTCATATGGTCATAGACAGAGGCGTCACCGCCGTCTGCGTATGGAATCATCTCATCAAAGAAGCCGTGCTCACCCGTTTCCATTACGTACTTACAGATAGTAGGCACTAGCCATAGGTGGTCATCAGAACAGGTATCTTCAATACCGTGGATCTTGTCGTCATCCGATGGTGTTGGAACAACCGTTGGTGACTTTGATGGGGCAACATCGGCTTTTTCTGGATCGAACCAATCTGGATCAAATAGATGCAGACCGTAACCTGCTTTCACCTGGCCTCGAAGTAGATCAACAAGGCGTTTGCGTGTCATTTCAGGGTTAGCATGAGGGACAGAAATTGCGTCTTGAGCGGTGTCGCGATAGCCAAGACCTGTACGTCCACCGACTTCGATAAATGACGCGAAACGAGACCATACGACACAGGTTTCTGCTTGGTAAAGTGTCCAAGCGTTGATCATGGTGTCTAGGCCTTCGTTTGGAGACTTCACTTGGAATTTCTCACAACGTTCGTTCCAGTGCTGTTTAATGCCAGCGAATGCGGCATCAACATTAGCAAGATCTTGGTACTTCTCACGTAGACGCTCACCGTTGCCTTTACCGATACCTAGAATGTAAGCAAAGCGTACTTCTTCACCCGGCTGGATAGTGAACTGCTTGTGGAGTGAACCACAGTGGTTGTAACAAGTTTGCGCTGTGTTTGAACACTTGCCTTGCTCGACTGCAATTGGATTTGCTTCATCGCGGTATAGACCTAAGAAGCTATCGCGCTGGCCGTCGTATGAGTCTGGGCTAAATGTTGAAGCTAGGTAGTAGAAACCTTCAAAGTCATTGGTGTTGTAGTAAAGGTCGTATTCGATCACGCCTTCACGGTACTCGGTACCCGCTGAGTACAGTGACATCTGATGGTTTTGGTTATCAGATTGAATGTGACTAAATGAGAACTCAACAAATGAGAACGCACTGATGGTACGTGGTTTATCGGAAGTGTTTTTAATCACGACATCCCATACTTCTGCGTCTTCACCTTTAGGTACGAACAGTGTTTTCGTAGCGGTGATACCGCTGTATTCACATTTGAACTTTGAGTAAGAAAGACCATGGCGAACTTCGTAGCTTGCTTCGTCTAGGCTTTTTGCTACTGGTTGCCAAGAGATTGACCAGTAATCACCAGTTTCATCATCACGTAGGTAGACATAGTGTCCAGGGCGGTCAAATGTTGCGTTCGGACGGAACTTAGTAACACGGTTATACTCTGGAGAGTTGTAGAAAGAGTAACCTCCAGCATTGTGTGAGATAACGGTACAGAACTTTTCTGTGCCTAAGTAGTTAGTCCATGGCGCAGGGACGTCAGGGCGAGTAATGACGTATTCGCGATTGTCGTTATCGAAATAGCCGTATTTCATGTTAATTTCCTTTTTACCAAGCTACCAGTGGGGTAGCCAAAATTTTAAGCTAGTGAAAACTGCGAATGGACATCATTCGCGCAGTTGTTATTTCCACGGTTGGCGGTATTCAATTTCTTGTTTGTCAAGCAGAGCTAAATGACTCTTCAACCGTGATAGATAATCTTCCCAATCTCGAGCTGGCTTTTCGGTCCAGCAGGCTTCTGCCATGGCAGTTAATCTTGGGAAAACCATGTAATCCATGCGAGATTGGGTGGTGACAATCTCACTCCATAAGGCACATTGAATGCCTAAAATTCGTTTACGAATTGGGTCATGTTCAGGAACCTGAGCCAGCGGTTCGTAGCGATATGCACTTTCTAACGGAATAACAGCGGCCCAATCGACACCAGGCTCTTCCGGACTATAGTCTTGAGTCATATCTAGATAAGTTGACTGACCCGGCTGCAAGATTACATCGAATCCTTGTTTGGCACAGTTAAGCGCCGCTTCTTCGCTAAGCCATGAATAAATCACGGTATCTTTACTGACCTTGTCGCCATGTTGTGCTTCTTCCCAGCCGACCATGCGTTTGCCAAGTGAGCGAAGCTTTTTCTCTGCATAGCGAAGTAGGTGACCCTGAAGTTCTTTGGTACTTTGGTAGCCCTCTTGTTTCATTAAGGCTTGGCAGGCAGGGCTTTCAAGCCAAACGCCATCAGGCACTTCATCTGCGCCGATATGAACCCAAGTTGAAGGGAATAACTCAGCGACTTCTTCGAGTACTTTATCTAAGAACAGGTATGTGCCTGGCAATGCAGGAGAGAGCACATTGTCGTTGTAGTGTTGAATGCTGCGATATTGAGAACGATCGTCTGGATCCGCGAGTAATTCAGGTAATGATTTGATTGCTGCACGGCAGTGACCGGGGATATCGATTTCAGGGATGACGTTAATGCCTCGCTCTTCCGCATAGGCGATCACTTCTTTGATCTCTTCTTGGCTGTAATAGCCACCATACAGATCCGCTAAATGGCTATATTGTGGTTCGAGTGCTGTTTGAGTACCACGGTAAGCACCGACAGACGTCAGCTCTGGCAGTGATTTGATTTCAATGCGCCAACCTTCATCATCAGTGAGGTGCCAATGAAAAGTATTGAATTTGTAGTGAGCAAGTTGGTTGATCAGTCGCTTAACCATCTCTAGTGAATGGAAGTGACGAGCGCAATCTAGCATCATGCCACGATATTTAAAGCGTGGTCGATCAACGATCTTTAAGTAAGGAATCGAGAGATTGTTGTGCTCATCGACTTGAATTAACTGAATCAGCGTTGCACTTGCATGAACAAAACCTGAGCGAGAGCCTGACTCTAGGCGAGCACCTGAGCTATTGACCGTTAGTTGGTATTCCCCTTCATCGAGTGTTGGATTGTTGCGATAAACAATGTCACTTTGACCAATCGCGGGTGCTGTAAAGCCATAAAGTTGCGTCAGCTCTTGTTGCAGCCAAGTCGCCGCTTTTTCAGCCAACGATGCCTTTAGAGTGATCTGGCTTGAGTGAGTAAGGGAGAAATAGCCACCTTGAACTTCGATATGATTCGGCTTTGGAATCAGGGCTAACTCACTTGGTTTCACCTGTGCGACTTCGCTGCGCTCACGGAAAGGTGAGGCTAGAGCAATCGGTGTTAGGGTAACAGGGTATTTATTGGCACCACCGTCAGCTAGGATCAGAGCATCTTTAAAGCCATCGGTATAAAAACGCAGTGGTGCAGTATTAATGCTAAATTCACAGTAGTAATGTTGGTTCGCGGCTAGGCAGTTGACGTCAGGCTGTACGGTGCAGAAGCTACCAATTTGTACCACTTCACCATGAGTAAAACTGTCAGGCAAAATAAAGCGATCAATAATGAATTGCAGGCGCCAATCCGTTAAATCCTTGTCACTTAGGTTATGAATAGTCAAACCGAAGCGGCAAAATTGTTTTTGCTCGGATAGCACTGCAAGTTCAACGCGGTAGCTCATAGTTGTCGTCCTTAATACAAATTATGTTCAGGCTTACCTGCAAACATAAGTGCGCCTTCAATAGCATCAAATTGAGGATCTACGATCCAAGTTTGTACGGGTGGTGATAACCACGCTTTGATGCGTTCAGCGATACTGCCCATCAAACAGATACGCGTTGCGCCTTTACGGTTCAGTGCGACAAGAAACATCTCTATATCAGCAGCAGTTTGTTGCAGCATTTTGATCGCTAATGGATCGCCTTGATGGGCATGTTGAAAAATCGCTGGCGAAAATTGACCGTAATCGCGTGGTAGAGCACTTTTAGACCAGGCTACGATTTGATCGACATCGTGATTGAAATGAGCCATAACATGTTGAGAAAGAGGTGTTTTCTCAATGATATCGTCTTGTGCGAGTAGAACTTGCTGGATCAGATGAAGGCCCATGACAGCGCCGCCACCTTGATCAGAAATTGGGAACTCTCGGCCACCAACAACGTGTTGAGTGTCACCTGCTAGGTAAATACCACACGAACCAGTACCCGCAATCATGATTGCACCATCGTCACCGTTATGGGCGCCAACACATGCACCGTAAGCGTCGGTATTAAGAACCATAGAGGCAAATGGGTGCGCCAGAGCCATAAATTGCTGCCAAGCTGATTTTTGCTCTGCACCTGCTAAAGCCAGGCCTACATGCATGGAGCCAAAATCAGATTCGCTTAAGTCGCCTTGCTTAGCCGCTTGAGTAATGGCGTCGATAATTGATGCCATGGCGACATCGACACCTAATAAAATATTAGCGCTACCACTTTTAGCTTCACCGATAAACTCGCCATTTTCAGTGCGAATACGTGCGCGACAAGAAGTGCCACCGCCATCAATGCCGACATAATACAGCGTCATGACTTATCTCCTTGAGCAGTGAAGTAAGTAGAGTGGTTAAGAATCGCTAGCAGATACCAAGCCCCATGAGGGATCCATTGCTCACCCCAACGCCAGTTCTGCAGCATGTCATCTTTTTGTTTCGGTGGGTTAAAGGCGATATCTTCTTCATCTTCAAATCCACCAGTAATGCCGTTACAAACTCCGCCTTTTGCATTGAAAAAACCAAGGTCAGGTAGGTAGTCTGGGTTGTTATGACCGTGACCATCAAGCATGCACATGTCGTATGGATTCAAGCCTAAGATCCAGTTGAGGCAATCTTGGGAGAAAGTCATCAGTTGCTGTTTCAGCGCAGGATCTTGAAGGTATGGCAAGGCAAAGAAAACCATGCTGCTCAGAGAGCCTAAGCGCGCATTTTCACCTTGCCACCAGTAACCAGTTTCGTTGTTGTGTGCGACGAAGAAGGCATCACGTTTGTCACTATCAACCGCTTTGACATATTGGCGTGGATAGCCAAATGGGTTAGCTACATGGGAAGTTATCGTAAGTTCAAATTTCAGCGCTTGAATGACGGTGTTTAGAGCGGCTGCGGAAAGCGTCTCATCAGACTCAATCGCAAGGTATTCACATAGGGCGATGACTGGTAAGCCAGCTTCAGCCGCGTGATAATATGGACGGCTGCCATCACTATTGGCTGACCAAAAATGATTAAACTGCTCATCACAACGTTGACGCTGCTGTAGTTTCTCACTCCACAGGCGACATTCAGTTAAAAATTCAGGGTTGTTGCTGCTCTTAAACAGTTCAATCGCCGCGAGTAGGGCGCAATACTCATCAATGATGTTCTCTTCACCATCGTTTAGGTATTGATGATTGTGCTCTTTTAAGTGCCAGTAACCGCGCGTAGCAGCATCTAAGTAATCAGATGATTGGTATTCGCCGTGCTCATCTTGGCGCGCCGCTAACGCTAACGCTGCGATTGCGATGCCACCACCTTGTCGGTAGGCCGCTTGATAATCTTCTGACTTAACACCTTCTTGAGTCGCGTAGGCACAGATTTCTCGCTGTTTGATATCTTTCGACCACTTGTCGAATACTGTCATATAGAAGAAGCCAGCTTCATCTTGCATTCGGACTAAGAAATCAGCCCCAAATAGCGCTTCTTCGGTCAGGCGAACTTTAGAAAATAGCGGGACATTGTCATTATCGCTAATGAGCTCAGCACCTTTAAACATATTCCACACAACCATTGGAATTTGTTGTGGGTTAAGGTGGTTCGCGTAAGAAAGGTGGCTTAGGTATTTACTCACGTCACCTGAGGCATCATACCAACCGCCATGGACATCAGCAGTTTTATCTGAGCCCAGGATCGGAGCGTGGTGATCTTGCTGATCAAAACGGCCACCACAGCGTTGTGATTTAAAGTAGTGCAAAACATCAGAAAAGGTATTTTTTAGCAGTAAGCCTTCAGCTACCTGAAAGATTTCAGAACGTAAATTGTCGACTCTCAGGTAGTAACGACCAACTTGTTCAAAGTGGGAGAACTCGATGCGAAAAAAATTCCCTTGGTGCCAGTTGGCGACCTTAGTACCCTTATTGATACTAAAAGACGCTACAGTTTGATGACTGTCAGCACAGACTAACAGCGCAGTGGTAGAAGAAAGTCGTGGCTTACGCGTCATCAAAACGGCCTGCTTAGGCCCAAGGGCTTCATAACCAATATGGTTAGTAAGTAGCAGCATCAAAATCTCCGAAATTAATATGTTATAGGTCTAGTTAAAGCGCCAAGAACCGAAGATCTTGGCGTAGGTCATTAATTTTCGTATAGGTAACAACGGACAAAGTGGTTATCAGACAGTTGAGTTACTGCTGGTAATTGTTCACGACATTTGTCTGAGGCATGTTGGCAACGGCCGGCAAATGGACAGCCAGCAGAAGCAGGAGTCCAAAGAGGGATCTCCCCTTTGTTACCTTTCAGCTTCTGATGAATCGATTTGCTTGGATCCGGTACCGCAGAAACCAATAGTTGGGTGTATGGGTGTTGAGGGTTATGAATGATCTCATCTGTGTCACCCCATTCCACCATATGGCCCACATACATAACTGAAAGATCTTCAGCGATGTAACGTGCCGTCGCAATATCGTGAGTGATGTAAAGTAGAGACATCTGCTTTTCAAACTTCATCTCTTCCATCAGGTTTAAAACACCTGCACGAATCGATACATCAAGCATGGATGTCGGTTCATCCGCTAATACCACTTCTGCGCCAACAGCAATGTTACGAGCTAGGTTTACACGCTGACGTTGACCGCCCGATAACTGGTGCGGGAACTTTTGCGCAGTCTCTTTTGGTGGGATCAAACCGACTTGCTCAAGCAGGTCGTAAACTCGCTCTTCTTGCTCTTTCTTATTGCGTGGATCGACTTTTTTGTGGATCAGCAATGGACGTAAAATATGGTGAAAGATGTTATGAGTTGGGTTGAGCGAACCAAACGGGTCCTGCCATACCATCTGTACACCTTCACGGTAGTTCATAACATCAGAACGCGAAGTGATTTTTTGAATATCACGCCCTTTGTATTCGATGGTACCTGATGTCGGAGCGTACATTTTCGCGATCATCTTCGCAGTGGTTGATTTACCTGAACCTGACTCACCGACCACAGCCAAGCCACGACTTTTATACATTTTGAATGACACGTCATTGATTGCACGCATCATAGGTTGTTGTAAGGAATTACTATTGATCGGGAAATCCTTAATTAGGTTTTTCCCTTCGACTAGTAGTTCACCAAATTCTTTGCTCATGATTGTCTCCAGTAATCTTTCTTATTATTTCTCAATCGCTTTCTAGAGCTTCGCCTGAGCGATTGGCTCACCATATAGGTGGCAGTTTGAGAAACGATTTGGCTCAATTTGTCTTAGCTGGGTAGGGATGCGAGTACAAGCTTCATGAACGCGGTCACAGCGAGCTTGGAAACGACAGCCTTGAGGTATCTCTAAAAGGTTTAGAGGGTTACCAGGAATACCCGTTAGCTTAGTTTTAGGGCCTGTTAATGGAGGGAAAGAACTACCCAAACCTTTCGTGTATGGGTGGAAAGGACTTTCCAAGATCTCTTTTGATGGAGCAACTTCAATCAGTTCACCGGAGTACATAATGCCGATGCGGTCTGAGAATTCGACCATCAATGAAAGATCGTGAGTAATGAATAGGATAGAGAAGCCAAACTCTTCTTTAAGCGCATAAATCTTCTGTAAGATTTCACGCTGTACAACCACATCTAGTGCAGTTGTTGGCTCATCCATGATGATCATTTTCGGGTTAAGCGCGAGTGCAATTGCAATAACTAGGCGCTGACGCATACCGCCAGAGAACTGGTGAGGGTAGTCATTAAGACGGCTAGGGTGAATATCAACGATTTCCAATAGCCCTTCAGCGCGCTTCCGTGCTTGTTCACGAGTCATATTGGTGTGGCGCATGATCACGTCGCAGAATTGATCTTCCATTGTCAGTACTGGGTTCAGTGCGTTCATCGCACTTTGGAACACCATAGACATCTCACTCCAACGGAATGATTGCATACGTTCATCACTGTATTTAAGGATATCTTCGCCATTGAAGATTACCTCGCCACCAGTAATAAATGCTGGCGGCTTGTGAAGACGCATTAGCGAGAATGCGACGGTTGATTTACCACAGCCTGATTCGCCTGCTAGGCCGAAAACTTCACCTGGGGCAATATCAAAGCTCACATTGTTACAGGCACGGACATCGCCCGCTTCTGTAATATAGTCAACGCATAAGTTGCGGATAGAAATGAGTGGTGCTGTCATGATTATTTATCTCCGCTCCAAAGTGCATTTTGAGGTGGTAGTTCTGGCTCACGCTCTTTTTGGTCTTGTGCTGCTAGCTTTTTCCAACGCTTCATCCCTTTGTGTGAACGAAGTTGAGGGTTAGCAATTTCATCGACTGCGAAGTTAAGGAGAGCTAGGCCCGTTACTAGAATTGTCAGTGCGATACAAGGTGCAACAACTTCCCACCATGCGCCAATCAGCATTGCGGATGATGTTTGTACGTTGTACAGCATGATGCCCCAACTGATAGTGCTTGGGTCACCTAGGCCTAGGAATGAAATAATCGACTCCATACCAATTGCGTACATTACTGAACCGATGAAGCTTGCGCCTACGATTGGGATTAGGTTCGGTAGAATCTCAACAAAGATGATTCGGAATGAAGACTCGCCTAATACTTCAGCGGCTTTCACGAACTCTTTCTCACGTAACGCTAGAGTCTGAGAGCGTATTACCCTCGCACCCCAAGCCCAGGAGGTACAGCCAATGATGATGGCAATGGTTAGTGGGCCTGCTTCACCAATGAAGGCGGCAAGAACAAACAGCAGTGGGTATTGAGGAATTACCAACATGATGTTCATCGCAGCAGTGAGCACGTCATCGACACGACCGCCAAAGTAACCCGCAGAGATACCGATGATGGTTGCTAGGAAACATACTGTTAGACCTGCACCAAAGCCGACACCTAGAGAGATACGCGCACCGTGTACTAGCTGAGACCAAATATCGCGGCCCATACGGCTTGTACCTAAAACGTGGTCCGCTTTCTTAGACATGATCATAGTGCGGCGGTCAGTTGCTAGGTTTTCAGCGATCCAACCATCAGGGTTAGCTTGCGCTGATTTTACGATATAGCTTGGGTATTCATGTGGGTTACCCGTACGTTTATCTGGAGCGTGCTTAGTGATAAGCGGCGCAGCCACAGCCATAAAGATAAACAATGAAACAATCACTAGGCCTGCACATGCGTATGCGTTGCCAAGAATAAGTTTGAATAGGTCTTTCATAATTATTTCCCTCCCTTACGAAGGCGAGGATCTAGAACAACGTAAAGCATGTCGGCAATAAGGTTAAATGACAGCATGAAGAGCGTCATGATGATCAACTGTCCTTGCAGTACTTGGTAATCACGAGCGTGGATAGCATTAAGAAGAACCGTACCAAGACCTGGGTAGTTAAAGATGATTTCAATGATTAACTGACCACCGATTGCCATACCTAACGACATAGATAGAGCGGTGACACTTGGTAGTAATGCGTTACGAGCTGCGTAGTTGAAGACAACGCGGTTTTCACTTAGGCCCTTACCTTTTGCCATGGTGATGTAGTCTTCAGCCAGTAGGTTGATCATGTTGTTACGCATGTTCACTAGGAAGCCGCCGACTTGGATAATAGATGCACAGAAAAGAGGCAATACGGCGTGATAAGCGACGTCTTTATAGAACTCCCAGCTTGTCCAGTCTGGCGTGACACCTGCTGTGTAGGCATAGCCAGTAGGGAACCATTTAAGTCCGATAGCAAAGATGAATAGCGCCATCATTGCGATTACAACCTGAGGTACTGCCTGAATGATTAGCATACCTGGAGTAACAAACGCATCGTATTTACTACCGCGTTTCCAAGCTGCGAAAATACCCAGGATTGAACCTAGCGAGAAAGACAGGATAACCGCAGAGCCAGCTAAGAATAGAGACCAGCCAAAAGCGCCACCTAGTAGTTTATTTACTGAAAGCGGGTAGAACTGGATAGAAGTACCTAGCTCCCAGCTCAAAATGTTTTTCATGTAGGCAACATATTGTGTAAATAGACCACCATCGACAAAGCC
Above is a window of Vibrio orientalis CIP 102891 = ATCC 33934 DNA encoding:
- a CDS encoding phosphoglucomutase/phosphomannomutase family protein, with amino-acid sequence MIKFGTGGWRAFIGEEFTKDNVQLVAQALANIINNEQVADKGFVVGYDRRFLSDKAGRWFTEVLAANAIKVSFIDKFVPTPIVMFKAKEMGCAYSACITASHNPADYNGIKVFIEGGRDADEIITEKIETQIAQLTLAKVKSVEFDQAVEDKLVEVINPMNEFVDSIINFIDIESIKKANLRVLIDPMFGVAKNALQTVLINGRCDVDVINDGKNPDFGGLMPSPSAATLYRLKHLVAAEGYDIGIGTDGDADRLGIIDEKGNFIHPNEVLMLLYYYLLEYKGWKGSVVRNIATTHILDKIAEGHGEKSFEVPVGFKHISSQMEADDSLIGGESSGGLTIRGHIKGKDGVFASSLLVEMLSVTGKKLSELLDEIYGKYGYAYTAEGDCTFKPAQKETLYNRIYVEKQLPEFEYEIDKVSYDDGAKVYFKNGGWVIARFSGTEPLLRIFAEMADKETAEKVVQQVKEFLQL
- a CDS encoding GH36-type glycosyl hydrolase domain-containing protein, translated to MKYGYFDNDNREYVITRPDVPAPWTNYLGTEKFCTVISHNAGGYSFYNSPEYNRVTKFRPNATFDRPGHYVYLRDDETGDYWSISWQPVAKSLDEASYEVRHGLSYSKFKCEYSGITATKTLFVPKGEDAEVWDVVIKNTSDKPRTISAFSFVEFSFSHIQSDNQNHQMSLYSAGTEYREGVIEYDLYYNTNDFEGFYYLASTFSPDSYDGQRDSFLGLYRDEANPIAVEQGKCSNTAQTCYNHCGSLHKQFTIQPGEEVRFAYILGIGKGNGERLREKYQDLANVDAAFAGIKQHWNERCEKFQVKSPNEGLDTMINAWTLYQAETCVVWSRFASFIEVGGRTGLGYRDTAQDAISVPHANPEMTRKRLVDLLRGQVKAGYGLHLFDPDWFDPEKADVAPSKSPTVVPTPSDDDKIHGIEDTCSDDHLWLVPTICKYVMETGEHGFFDEMIPYADGGDASVYDHMKAALDFSAEYVGQTGICKGLRADWNDCLNLGGGESSMVSFLHFWALQEFIDLAKFLGKDQDVAKYTEMAANVREACESHLWDDEGGWYIRGLTKDGDKIGTAQQAEGRVHLESNTLAVLSGAVSQERGEKAMDAVDENLFSEYGLHLNSPSFATPNDDIGFVTRVYQGVKENGAIFSHPNPWAWVAEAKLGRGDRAMKFYDALNPYNQNDIIEKRIAEPYSYVQFIMGRDHQDHGRANHPWLTGTSGWAYFAVTNFILGVRTGFDGLTIDPCIPTDWPGFEVTRQWLGATYNIKVENPSSVSKGVKSITVNGELITGHAVPVQADGSINDVVVVLG
- a CDS encoding beta-N-acetylhexosaminidase, with amino-acid sequence MSYRVELAVLSEQKQFCRFGLTIHNLSDKDLTDWRLQFIIDRFILPDSFTHGEVVQIGSFCTVQPDVNCLAANQHYYCEFSINTAPLRFYTDGFKDALILADGGANKYPVTLTPIALASPFRERSEVAQVKPSELALIPKPNHIEVQGGYFSLTHSSQITLKASLAEKAATWLQQELTQLYGFTAPAIGQSDIVYRNNPTLDEGEYQLTVNSSGARLESGSRSGFVHASATLIQLIQVDEHNNLSIPYLKIVDRPRFKYRGMMLDCARHFHSLEMVKRLINQLAHYKFNTFHWHLTDDEGWRIEIKSLPELTSVGAYRGTQTALEPQYSHLADLYGGYYSQEEIKEVIAYAEERGINVIPEIDIPGHCRAAIKSLPELLADPDDRSQYRSIQHYNDNVLSPALPGTYLFLDKVLEEVAELFPSTWVHIGADEVPDGVWLESPACQALMKQEGYQSTKELQGHLLRYAEKKLRSLGKRMVGWEEAQHGDKVSKDTVIYSWLSEEAALNCAKQGFDVILQPGQSTYLDMTQDYSPEEPGVDWAAVIPLESAYRYEPLAQVPEHDPIRKRILGIQCALWSEIVTTQSRMDYMVFPRLTAMAEACWTEKPARDWEDYLSRLKSHLALLDKQEIEYRQPWK
- a CDS encoding N-acetylglucosamine kinase, whose amino-acid sequence is MTLYYVGIDGGGTSCRARIRTENGEFIGEAKSGSANILLGVDVAMASIIDAITQAAKQGDLSESDFGSMHVGLALAGAEQKSAWQQFMALAHPFASMVLNTDAYGACVGAHNGDDGAIMIAGTGSCGIYLAGDTQHVVGGREFPISDQGGGAVMGLHLIQQVLLAQDDIIEKTPLSQHVMAHFNHDVDQIVAWSKSALPRDYGQFSPAIFQHAHQGDPLAIKMLQQTAADIEMFLVALNRKGATRICLMGSIAERIKAWLSPPVQTWIVDPQFDAIEGALMFAGKPEHNLY
- a CDS encoding glycoside hydrolase family 9 protein, producing MLLLTNHIGYEALGPKQAVLMTRKPRLSSTTALLVCADSHQTVASFSINKGTKVANWHQGNFFRIEFSHFEQVGRYYLRVDNLRSEIFQVAEGLLLKNTFSDVLHYFKSQRCGGRFDQQDHHAPILGSDKTADVHGGWYDASGDVSKYLSHLSYANHLNPQQIPMVVWNMFKGAELISDNDNVPLFSKVRLTEEALFGADFLVRMQDEAGFFYMTVFDKWSKDIKQREICAYATQEGVKSEDYQAAYRQGGGIAIAALALAARQDEHGEYQSSDYLDAATRGYWHLKEHNHQYLNDGEENIIDEYCALLAAIELFKSSNNPEFLTECRLWSEKLQQRQRCDEQFNHFWSANSDGSRPYYHAAEAGLPVIALCEYLAIESDETLSAAALNTVIQALKFELTITSHVANPFGYPRQYVKAVDSDKRDAFFVAHNNETGYWWQGENARLGSLSSMVFFALPYLQDPALKQQLMTFSQDCLNWILGLNPYDMCMLDGHGHNNPDYLPDLGFFNAKGGVCNGITGGFEDEEDIAFNPPKQKDDMLQNWRWGEQWIPHGAWYLLAILNHSTYFTAQGDKS
- a CDS encoding ABC transporter ATP-binding protein, whose translation is MSKEFGELLVEGKNLIKDFPINSNSLQQPMMRAINDVSFKMYKSRGLAVVGESGSGKSTTAKMIAKMYAPTSGTIEYKGRDIQKITSRSDVMNYREGVQMVWQDPFGSLNPTHNIFHHILRPLLIHKKVDPRNKKEQEERVYDLLEQVGLIPPKETAQKFPHQLSGGQRQRVNLARNIAVGAEVVLADEPTSMLDVSIRAGVLNLMEEMKFEKQMSLLYITHDIATARYIAEDLSVMYVGHMVEWGDTDEIIHNPQHPYTQLLVSAVPDPSKSIHQKLKGNKGEIPLWTPASAGCPFAGRCQHASDKCREQLPAVTQLSDNHFVRCYLYEN
- a CDS encoding ABC transporter ATP-binding protein, which codes for MTAPLISIRNLCVDYITEAGDVRACNNVSFDIAPGEVFGLAGESGCGKSTVAFSLMRLHKPPAFITGGEVIFNGEDILKYSDERMQSFRWSEMSMVFQSAMNALNPVLTMEDQFCDVIMRHTNMTREQARKRAEGLLEIVDIHPSRLNDYPHQFSGGMRQRLVIAIALALNPKMIIMDEPTTALDVVVQREILQKIYALKEEFGFSILFITHDLSLMVEFSDRIGIMYSGELIEVAPSKEILESPFHPYTKGLGSSFPPLTGPKTKLTGIPGNPLNLLEIPQGCRFQARCDRVHEACTRIPTQLRQIEPNRFSNCHLYGEPIAQAKL